The following are encoded in a window of Gloeocapsa sp. DLM2.Bin57 genomic DNA:
- a CDS encoding GAF domain-containing protein: protein MTQTSPDRQQEELNSNYLPPESPPKPVIEITHPPSPSSEKNWLQDLPVGSKQLWTSLLPALVSILGLGGAGIWLLGQHQQANLLNQAKSELEIISNLPPEQLNNINNIGYTAIYPSQTTATIEPGVERLIQQAITNNQATGKANIQGVEMLLAAKTISPEDVLVRGVPNPPLNVGSILGITGLALLLNLLTAVLFKKYLTTRIEKLTSFVHNWQPGKGQTLAIAGADEIGQLASNFDHITREIEVNQQNLELETQQATMLAKMSNNSDLRESNLPIFLNNKLEEARNILALDRLLIYHITTEGKGHVALEALAYGIESSLEASIDDNCIPKNLLEAYQQGRVVPIPDTAKANFHPDHLDLMKRLGVKANLIVPVVSQGKLFGLLIGHDCQKTHPWQPREINFLRQLAIQIGIAIDRVALERKQQEDTQSQQKLSAIITEMGQLSTATEIFNLVINQARDTLKADRVIIYRFDETWQGKIIAESVAEDFPSALGATIADPCFAEKYVDKYKLGRIQATPDIYNAGLTDCHLQQLAPFKVRANLVTPIVIQDNLIGLLIAHQCSGPRNWQRRDIDFLSQLAIQVGLAIERATIMESQRLSLAQQRQAKEQLQQQALQLMMEIYPVSQGDLTIEAKVTPDEIGTLADAYNGLVANLRQIVTQVQQTTTAIIDNTEFNQNFLEQLAAKSDRQTQEIINSLERLQLMNESVRNVAVSAEQAEVTLAQANQKIEEGEATITRTATEMLNIQNIVAETSEKVKKLGESSQEIGKVVSLIGKIAAQTHLLALKASIEAARAGEEGRGFAVIADEVRSLASQSAEATADIDKLVGDIRSASNDLVTAIENEKTQIEQGTTLVETTRESLSQITLVSNKINQFIVEIAQTALEQSSESTDITQALAQVAAIAQETSATTSESLTSCQKLLSMTQDLQKNTAKYKL, encoded by the coding sequence ATGACTCAAACCTCTCCTGATAGACAACAAGAGGAACTTAACTCTAATTATCTTCCCCCGGAATCTCCCCCTAAACCGGTAATCGAGATCACCCATCCTCCTTCCCCTTCCTCTGAAAAAAACTGGTTACAAGACCTACCAGTTGGTAGTAAACAGCTCTGGACGAGTCTATTACCAGCCCTAGTCTCTATTCTTGGTCTAGGAGGAGCAGGAATTTGGTTACTAGGGCAACATCAACAAGCTAATCTACTCAATCAGGCTAAATCTGAGTTGGAAATTATCTCTAATCTCCCTCCAGAACAACTAAATAACATTAATAATATAGGATATACCGCAATTTATCCTAGTCAAACTACAGCAACTATTGAACCAGGGGTAGAAAGGTTAATTCAACAAGCAATTACTAATAACCAGGCTACAGGGAAAGCTAATATTCAAGGAGTAGAAATGCTTCTAGCTGCTAAGACTATTAGCCCAGAAGATGTCTTAGTTCGGGGTGTTCCTAATCCTCCTCTCAATGTAGGCTCAATTTTGGGGATAACAGGATTGGCTTTATTACTTAACCTGCTTACCGCTGTCTTGTTTAAAAAATATCTGACCACCAGAATAGAAAAATTAACCTCTTTTGTCCACAATTGGCAACCAGGTAAAGGTCAAACTCTGGCGATCGCAGGAGCAGACGAAATCGGTCAATTAGCTAGTAATTTTGACCACATAACTAGAGAGATAGAAGTTAATCAACAGAATCTGGAGCTAGAAACACAACAAGCGACTATGCTGGCAAAGATGAGTAATAACTCCGATTTGCGTGAGAGTAACTTACCAATTTTCCTAAATAATAAACTAGAAGAAGCTAGAAATATCCTCGCCCTCGATCGTCTCCTGATTTACCATATAACCACCGAAGGTAAAGGTCACGTAGCCCTAGAAGCCCTCGCTTATGGTATTGAAAGTTCCCTAGAAGCTTCTATAGATGATAATTGTATCCCCAAAAACTTACTCGAAGCCTATCAACAAGGTAGAGTTGTCCCTATACCAGATACAGCTAAGGCTAATTTTCACCCTGATCACCTAGATTTAATGAAACGTTTAGGGGTAAAAGCTAATTTAATTGTACCTGTTGTCAGTCAGGGGAAATTATTTGGCTTATTAATTGGACATGATTGTCAAAAAACCCACCCCTGGCAACCTAGAGAAATAAACTTCCTCAGACAATTAGCTATTCAAATAGGTATAGCCATAGATCGCGTTGCCTTAGAGAGAAAACAACAAGAAGATACCCAAAGTCAACAAAAACTCTCGGCAATTATCACCGAAATGGGGCAATTATCGACAGCAACAGAGATTTTTAACCTCGTTATTAACCAAGCGCGTGATACCTTGAAAGCAGATCGCGTGATTATCTACCGTTTTGATGAAACTTGGCAAGGTAAAATTATCGCTGAGTCTGTGGCTGAAGATTTCCCCTCAGCTTTAGGCGCAACCATCGCTGATCCCTGTTTCGCTGAAAAATACGTAGATAAATATAAACTAGGTAGAATACAAGCTACCCCAGATATTTATAACGCAGGGTTAACTGATTGTCATCTACAACAACTAGCACCCTTTAAGGTGAGAGCTAATTTAGTTACACCTATCGTTATCCAAGATAATCTTATCGGCTTATTAATCGCTCATCAATGCTCAGGACCTCGCAATTGGCAACGTCGAGACATAGACTTTTTAAGTCAATTAGCTATTCAAGTAGGTTTAGCGATAGAACGAGCTACAATTATGGAGAGTCAACGACTCAGTTTAGCACAACAACGCCAAGCTAAAGAACAATTGCAACAACAAGCCTTACAGCTAATGATGGAAATCTATCCCGTTAGTCAAGGAGATCTCACTATTGAAGCCAAAGTTACCCCCGATGAAATCGGAACTCTCGCTGATGCTTATAATGGACTAGTAGCTAATCTACGTCAAATCGTTACTCAGGTTCAACAAACAACCACAGCCATAATTGATAACACTGAGTTTAATCAAAATTTCCTCGAACAACTCGCCGCAAAAAGCGATCGCCAAACCCAAGAGATTATTAACTCTCTCGAACGCTTACAATTGATGAATGAATCAGTACGTAACGTTGCGGTTAGCGCTGAACAAGCAGAAGTAACACTCGCTCAAGCTAACCAGAAAATTGAAGAAGGAGAAGCCACTATAACTCGTACAGCTACAGAAATGCTCAATATACAAAACATAGTAGCAGAAACGAGCGAAAAAGTCAAAAAATTAGGGGAATCAAGTCAAGAAATAGGTAAAGTAGTCAGTCTAATCGGTAAAATAGCCGCCCAAACCCACCTATTAGCTTTAAAAGCCTCCATCGAAGCAGCTAGAGCAGGAGAAGAGGGTAGAGGTTTTGCTGTAATCGCCGATGAAGTAAGGTCACTGGCTTCTCAATCAGCAGAAGCAACCGCAGATATCGATAAACTCGTTGGGGATATCCGCAGTGCAAGTAATGATTTAGTCACGGCGATCGAAAACGAAAAAACACAAATAGAACAGGGAACTACACTAGTAGAAACAACCCGAGAAAGTTTAAGTCAAATTACCCTAGTTTCCAACAAAATAAATCAATTTATCGTCGAAATAGCTCAAACAGCTCTAGAACAATCCAGCGAAAGTACAGATATAACACAGGCACTGGCTCAGGTAGCAGCAATCGCTCAAGAAACTTCGGCAACCACATCAGAATCTCTGACTTCTTGTCAAAAATTATTGTCTATGACACAAGATTTACAAAAAAATACTGCTAAATATAAGCTATAG